Proteins encoded within one genomic window of Mya arenaria isolate MELC-2E11 chromosome 13, ASM2691426v1:
- the LOC128214000 gene encoding neuronal acetylcholine receptor subunit alpha-6-like has product MLTWRPVDFDGIQTCVYPQDNVWKPAVALKNTVNDVKTLGDPTLNVIVHPNGTMLWKPYQVFETRCTFDITYYPFDKQSCEMIFVTWGYTSSGIRLWGLGEGAYWDDLTPNQAWTLKHVGYATFEEPMPMIKFYLMLERKPRYILMNLILPLMILISLNTCVFLLPCNSGERTSFSVTVFLAFTVFGTIVHGTLPVNSENVSYLSIFILAHVLESALITICSILLIRADRRTDEVPDWLPCLTSRLCRRAKRISVEENDDETEHETVKKQIHCIHDKNDKNHVVGRLSPTEMDWPSVIQCLDWCLFCLVAFVNVLLTLVFFLIIRMK; this is encoded by the exons ATGTTAACTTGGAGACCGGTGGACTTTGACGGCATTCAAACCTGTGTTTATCCGCAAGACAATGTTTGGAAACCGGCGGTGGCACTGAAAAACACCGTCAACGATGTCAAAACACTTGGTGATCCAACATTGAACGTGATTGTTCATCCTAATGGAACGATGCTATGGAAGCCTTATCAG GTGTTCGAAACTAGATGCACATTTGATATCACGTATTATCCGTTTGACAAGCAGTCCTGTGAGATGATATTTGTGACTTGGGGTTACACCTCATCGGGAATTCGCCTTTGGGGTCTCGGAGAAGGAGCATATTGGGACGACCTGACGCCTAACCAAGCATGGACGTTGAAGCATGTTGGCTATGCTACGTTCGAAGAACCAATGCCAATGATAAAGTTCTACCTGATGTTGGAGAGAAAACCCCGTTATATCCTTATGAACCTGATTCTCCCATTgatgattttgatatcattgaaCACTTGCGTATTTCTCTTGCCCTGTAACAGCGGGGAAAGGACCTCTTTCAGTGTTACAGTTTTCCTTGCGTTTACTGTATTTGGTACAATTGTGCATGGTACTTTGCCTGTGAACTCGGAAAACGTTAGCTATTTGTCCATCTTTATACTGGCTCACGTACTGGAAAGTGCGTTGATTACGATATGTTCCATTCTGCTTATACGTGCAGACAGACGTACGGACGAAGTCCCGGATTGGCTACCCTGTCTTACTTCTAGGCTGTGTCGCAGGGCAAAACGAATCTCTGTCGAGGAGAACGATGACGAAACGGAACACGAAACTGTGAAGAAACAGATCCACTGCATTCATGACAAGAATGACAAGAACCATGTCGTTGGTAGATTGTCTCCTACTGAGATGGATTGGCCGTCTGTCATACAATGTCTCGACTGGTGTTTGTTTTGCCTGGTTGCATTTGTAAATGTACTGCTTACACTCGTTTTCTTCTTAATTATTCGGATGAAATGA